A window of Pseudomonas alcaliphila JAB1 genomic DNA:
CCCATGCACTTAGCCAAGCGCCTTGGCCTGCTCGCCGCTGCCGCGATTTTGGCCAGTAGCCCCAACGCTCACGCCAACCCAACCTCGATCATCATCCTTACCGGCGGTATCGGCAGCAGCGCCTATCAGTCGGGCACCATTCCTGCCGACACCTACAAGGGCCAGGCCAACGACGTGACGACGGCGACCATTACCAACGTTCTGGTCAGTCAGACCAGCGTTTCCGACGCCGCGGCCTATCAGATGACCAAGTTGCTCTTCGAGAACCTCGACCGACTGGCCGATGCGCATCCAGCCGCCAGGGACATCAGACTGGAACGGGCGACCAGTGGTCTGCCGATTCCGCTGCATCCCGGCGCCGAGCGCTTCTATCGTGAGGTGGGCGTTCTCAAGTAGCAGGCCGTTGAAAAACTACCTGCGTTGGCAATACTGCGTTAAAAACGGCCTCAAAATGCTCATTTACAACACGTAAACTGCGCTTTTTCGGCCGTTTTTGCCTTGTCTTGCCTGCCTCGCCTACGTTTTTCAACGGCCTGGTAGAGCGCCCCTCAGCCCTTGGCTGCGGCGAGAAAGGGCGCCAGGCGGTGCGCCATTTCCGCGCCGAGCGCCTGCAGCCCGCTCATCGGGCGCACCATCACCTCGAACTCGACGATTCGTCCCGACTCGTCGAAGCGAATCATGTCGATGCCCTTCAACTCGCGCCCGCCAACCTTCGCGGAAAACTCCAACACCACGCTGAGGCCGTCGGCCGTGGCCAGTTCGCGGTGATAGGCGAAATCCTCGAACACCTTGAGCGCGGTATTAAGGATCAGGTTGACCGCCTGCGCGCCCGGATAAGGGGTGTGCGCCATGGGTGAACGGAACACCGCCTGAGGGTGCAGTAACTCGGGCAAGGCACTCAGGTCCTTGGCGGCGATAAGCTGGTGCCAGCGTTGCAGGCTGGCCACCGCAGCGGGCTGCAGTTGGGCTTCGAGGGACATCGGGCTTCTCCTTATTATTGTCGGCCACAAACAAAATGCCCCGCACAAGGCGGGGCGTCTTCTTGCTTAGAGCTCGGCGGCGAGGCGCGAGCCCTGGTTGATCGCCCGCTTGGCATCGAGCTCGGCGGCAACATCCGCGCCGCCGACCAGGTGCACGCGTTGGCCGGCGCTTTCCAGACCTTCCTGCAGCTCGCGCAGCGGGTCCTGGCCAGCGCAGACGATCACGGTATCGACTGGCAGCACCTGCTGCTCGCCACCAGCAATGCGGATATGCAGGCCGGCATCGTCGATCTGCACGTACTCGACGCTGTTGAGCATCTGCACGTTCTTGTTCTTCAGGCCGGTGCGGTGAATCCAGCCGGTGGTCTTGCCCAGGCCATCGCCGACCTTGGACTTCTTGCGCTGCAGCAGGAAGACCTGACGCGCCGCCGGGTGCGGATGCGCCTTGACGCCCGCCACGCCACCACGCGCTTCAAGCGCGGTGTCGATACCCCATTCCTTCCAGAACTCGTCACGGTCGAGGCTGGTGGCCTTGCCCTGGTGCGTGATGAATTCGGACACGTCGAAACCGATGCCGCCGGCACCGATCACCGCGACCTTCTGCCCGACCGGCTTGCGCTCGAGAATCGCGTCCAGGTAGCTGATCACCTTGGCATGCTCGATTCCCGGAATATCCGGCGTACGCGGGGTAATGCCGGTGGCCAGGATGATTTCGTCAAAGCCGCCCGCCACCAGGTCGTCCACCGACACACGGGTATTCAGGCGCACGTCAACGCCCGTGGTTTCTAGCTTGCGCTTGAAGTAGCGCAGGGTCTCGAAGAACTCTTCCTTGCCCGGTACGCGCTTGGCCACGTTGAACTGGCCACCGATCTCGCCAGCCGCATCAAACAGGGTCACAGCATGGCCGCGCTCGGCGGCGACGGTGGAAGTCGCCAGCCCGGCCGGCCCGGCCCCGACCACGGCGATCTTCTTCACCGCGGCGGTGGGGATGTAGTTCAGCTCGGTCTCATGGCAGGCGCGCGGGTTGACCAGGCAACTGGTCAGCTTGCCGCCGAAAGTGTGATCCAGACAGGCCTGGTTGCAGCCGATGCAGGTGTTGATTTCGTCACTGCGGCCTTCGGCGGCCTTGTTGACGAAGTCCGGGTCGGCAAGGAACGGGCGCGCCATCGACACCATGTCGGCATCGCCCTCGGCCAGCACCTGCTCGGCGACTTCCGGGGTGTTGATGCGGTTGGTGGTGATCAGCGGGATCGACACTTCGCCG
This region includes:
- a CDS encoding nuclear transport factor 2 family protein, producing MSLEAQLQPAAVASLQRWHQLIAAKDLSALPELLHPQAVFRSPMAHTPYPGAQAVNLILNTALKVFEDFAYHRELATADGLSVVLEFSAKVGGRELKGIDMIRFDESGRIVEFEVMVRPMSGLQALGAEMAHRLAPFLAAAKG
- a CDS encoding NADPH-dependent 2,4-dienoyl-CoA reductase yields the protein MTARYPHLLAPLDLGFTTLSNRTLMGSMHTGLEEKPGGFERMAAYFAERARGGVGLMVTGGIGPNEEGGVYSGAAKLSTVEEAEKHKVVTQAVHEAGGKICMQILHAGRYAYSPKSVAPSAIQAPINPFKPRELDEEGIEKQIQDFVNCAALAQQAGYDGVEIMGSEGYFINQFLVAHTNQRTDRWGGSYENRMRLPVEIVRRVREAVGPNFIIIYRLSMLDLVEGGSTWDEIVLLAKAIEAAGATLINTGIGWHEARIPTIATKVPRAAFTKVTAKLRGEVSIPLITTNRINTPEVAEQVLAEGDADMVSMARPFLADPDFVNKAAEGRSDEINTCIGCNQACLDHTFGGKLTSCLVNPRACHETELNYIPTAAVKKIAVVGAGPAGLATSTVAAERGHAVTLFDAAGEIGGQFNVAKRVPGKEEFFETLRYFKRKLETTGVDVRLNTRVSVDDLVAGGFDEIILATGITPRTPDIPGIEHAKVISYLDAILERKPVGQKVAVIGAGGIGFDVSEFITHQGKATSLDRDEFWKEWGIDTALEARGGVAGVKAHPHPAARQVFLLQRKKSKVGDGLGKTTGWIHRTGLKNKNVQMLNSVEYVQIDDAGLHIRIAGGEQQVLPVDTVIVCAGQDPLRELQEGLESAGQRVHLVGGADVAAELDAKRAINQGSRLAAEL